In a single window of the Blattabacterium cuenoti genome:
- the ccoN gene encoding cytochrome-c oxidase, cbb3-type subunit I — MKLKTYYYNNSIVKAFLYATMFWAFVGFLAGLFVALLLFYPEVPELIFGNKLKYSQGVMGFGRWRMLHTSTAIFAFVGNIIFTGYYYALQRLLKTRIFSDILSWIHFWGWQLFIVSTWITFLLGINTSKEYAEHEWPIDIGIFLIWIVYGINMIGSILKRRIKHLYVSVWFLLGTWVAVGMLHVFNNLELPISLLSFKSYSIYAGVQDALMQWWYGHNAVAFILTTPILGLMYYFVPKASNQPIFSYKLSIIHFWSLIFIYIWAGPHHLMYTSLPNWAQMLGTIFSIMLIAPSWGGMLNGLLTLRGAWSKMKTNPTLKFFVVGITCYGMATFEGPMLATKTLNSIGHFTDWVIAHVHLGTLGWNGFMAFGIIYWLTQKIWNTKLYSTSLVNIHFWLGVLGIILYIFPMYFGSILQSVMWKKFNPDGTLAYKNFLDSVLSIIPFYKIRFLGGIIYFLGFILMIYNIFQTIRQGYSLDNEEFKCDPFYGNYGKVEEKTFHGWLERKPIQLTILSFIAVAIGGFIEIIPTLVIKSNVPTIHNVKPYKALELEGRDLFVREGCNACHSAQVRPFRDEVVRYGEYSKAGEFVYDHPFLWGSKRTGPDLAREGGKNPNSWHFNHMYNPRSTSPGSIMPRYPWLIYNKLDRSNTEKKMQAMVKLGVPYTLKYIKNVNQDMDHQANQIVYDIYKEYPSLKKEIDQQRKIEKEKFIPLEKREIIAIIAYLQRLGTDIKS, encoded by the coding sequence ATGAAATTGAAAACATATTATTATAATAACAGTATTGTAAAAGCTTTTTTATATGCTACGATGTTTTGGGCTTTTGTTGGATTTTTAGCCGGGTTATTTGTAGCTTTATTATTATTTTATCCTGAAGTTCCTGAACTTATTTTTGGGAACAAACTAAAGTATTCTCAAGGAGTTATGGGATTTGGTCGATGGAGAATGCTTCATACAAGCACAGCTATTTTTGCTTTTGTAGGAAATATTATTTTCACAGGGTATTATTATGCTTTACAACGTTTGTTAAAGACAAGAATTTTCAGTGATATTCTCAGTTGGATTCATTTTTGGGGATGGCAATTATTTATTGTTTCTACTTGGATTACTTTTTTATTAGGAATTAATACAAGTAAAGAATATGCTGAACATGAGTGGCCTATAGATATAGGAATATTTTTGATTTGGATAGTTTACGGAATAAATATGATTGGGAGCATTCTTAAAAGAAGAATTAAACATTTATATGTTAGCGTTTGGTTTTTATTAGGAACATGGGTAGCTGTAGGGATGTTACATGTATTTAATAATCTTGAATTGCCTATATCTCTTTTATCTTTTAAAAGTTATTCTATATATGCTGGAGTGCAAGATGCATTAATGCAATGGTGGTATGGTCATAATGCGGTGGCCTTTATTTTAACTACACCTATACTGGGACTAATGTATTATTTTGTTCCAAAAGCATCTAATCAACCTATTTTTTCTTATAAACTTTCTATTATACATTTTTGGTCTTTAATATTTATATACATTTGGGCGGGTCCTCATCATTTAATGTATACATCTCTTCCTAATTGGGCTCAAATGTTAGGAACTATTTTTTCAATTATGTTGATTGCCCCTTCTTGGGGAGGAATGTTGAATGGGTTGCTTACTTTAAGAGGAGCTTGGAGTAAAATGAAAACAAATCCTACTTTGAAGTTTTTTGTGGTTGGAATTACCTGCTATGGAATGGCTACTTTTGAAGGGCCTATGTTAGCAACTAAAACTCTAAATTCCATAGGACATTTCACAGATTGGGTCATAGCACATGTTCATTTAGGAACTTTAGGATGGAATGGTTTTATGGCTTTTGGAATCATATACTGGTTGACTCAAAAAATATGGAATACAAAATTGTATTCTACATCATTAGTTAATATTCATTTTTGGTTAGGGGTTTTAGGTATCATTTTATATATTTTTCCTATGTATTTCGGATCTATTTTACAATCTGTCATGTGGAAAAAATTTAATCCTGATGGGACCTTAGCTTATAAAAATTTTTTAGATTCTGTTTTGTCTATCATTCCTTTTTATAAAATAAGGTTTTTAGGTGGAATCATTTACTTTTTAGGTTTTATTTTAATGATTTATAATATTTTTCAAACAATTAGACAAGGTTATTCATTAGATAATGAAGAATTTAAGTGTGATCCATTTTACGGTAATTATGGAAAAGTTGAAGAGAAAACGTTTCACGGATGGTTAGAAAGGAAGCCAATACAATTAACAATTCTTTCTTTTATAGCAGTAGCTATTGGAGGTTTTATAGAGATTATCCCTACTTTAGTGATTAAATCTAACGTACCTACAATTCATAATGTTAAACCTTACAAAGCTTTAGAATTAGAAGGAAGAGATTTATTTGTAAGAGAAGGATGTAATGCTTGTCATAGTGCACAAGTTCGTCCATTTAGAGACGAAGTCGTCCGTTATGGAGAATATTCTAAAGCTGGAGAATTTGTATACGATCATCCATTTCTTTGGGGATCTAAACGAACAGGCCCAGATTTAGCTAGAGAAGGAGGAAAAAACCCTAATTCTTGGCATTTTAATCATATGTACAATCCTCGTTCTACATCTCCTGGATCTATTATGCCTAGATATCCTTGGTTAATTTATAATAAATTGGATAGATCTAATACAGAAAAAAAAATGCAGGCAATGGTAAAATTAGGAGTTCCATATACTTTGAAATATATAAAAAATGTAAATCAAGATATGGATCATCAAGCCAATCAAATTGTATATGATATTTATAAAGAATATCCAAGTTTAAAAAAGGAAATAGATCAACAAAGAAAAATAGAAAAAGAAAAATTTATTCCCTTAGAAAAAAGAGAAATTATAGCTATTATTGCTTATTTACAGCGGTTAGGTACAGATATAAAATCTTAA
- a CDS encoding C40 family peptidase, with product MNQKLFFQEKTECIIENAKNYMYTPYRYGGSTKTGIDCSAFIKNIFASYHIFLPRISYNQAKKGSFVPKGKIKKGDLLFFATGTSKKINHVGMVINASNNNIFFIHASTSNGVVISQLYQKYWNHRFIVARRILYSS from the coding sequence TTGAATCAAAAACTTTTTTTTCAAGAAAAGACAGAATGTATTATAGAAAATGCTAAAAATTATATGTATACTCCATATAGGTATGGAGGGAGTACTAAAACTGGAATAGATTGTTCTGCTTTTATAAAAAATATTTTTGCTTCTTATCATATATTTTTACCACGTATTTCTTACAATCAAGCTAAAAAAGGTTCTTTTGTACCAAAAGGTAAAATAAAAAAAGGAGACTTATTATTTTTTGCAACAGGAACATCTAAAAAAATAAATCATGTAGGTATGGTGATAAATGCTAGCAATAATAATATATTTTTTATTCACGCATCTACATCCAATGGGGTAGTTATATCTCAATTATATCAAAAATATTGGAATCATAGATTCATTGTGGCAAGAAGAATTCTTTATTCTTCATAA
- the ccoS gene encoding cbb3-type cytochrome oxidase assembly protein CcoS: MPMDILIIMILSSISLGAFFLIFFLVALYSGQFDDYESPSIRILIDDFEKN, encoded by the coding sequence ATGCCTATGGACATATTAATTATTATGATATTATCTAGTATTTCTTTGGGAGCATTTTTTCTTATATTTTTTTTAGTGGCTCTTTATTCTGGTCAATTTGATGATTATGAATCTCCTAGTATTAGAATTTTAATTGATGATTTTGAAAAAAATTAA
- the murI gene encoding glutamate racemase — MKISPLSPIGIFDSGIGGLLIAKEIKIQMPNEDFIYFGDTKNMPYGEKSKKFIRKNSIKIASFLYQKKCKALVIACNSITSNALDLIQKKFHRKILIFNVIDPVVNNKVFLSYKKIGIIATPATIHSNFYLKKIKKYYHNLDLVQISTPLLAPVIENGWEMKKINPIIKNYLNDLKSIDAILLACTHYLFLKQEIKNFFLGKVHLIDIQKIVVQEIKEKLSEKKLLCLHPNWNRFPVFYTSSSIPFFFEKKVRILFGRKVLFKTHVFNSV, encoded by the coding sequence ATGAAAATAAGTCCATTATCTCCAATAGGAATATTTGATTCTGGAATTGGCGGACTTCTTATAGCTAAAGAAATTAAAATTCAAATGCCTAATGAAGATTTTATTTATTTTGGAGACACCAAAAATATGCCTTATGGGGAAAAATCTAAAAAATTTATTAGAAAAAATTCTATAAAAATAGCTTCTTTTCTTTATCAAAAAAAGTGTAAAGCTTTAGTCATAGCATGTAATTCTATTACATCTAATGCTTTGGATTTGATTCAAAAAAAATTTCATAGAAAAATATTAATATTTAATGTTATAGATCCTGTTGTAAACAATAAAGTTTTTCTTTCTTATAAAAAAATAGGAATCATCGCGACTCCAGCTACTATACATTCAAATTTTTATCTAAAAAAAATTAAAAAATACTATCATAACTTAGATTTAGTTCAAATATCTACTCCTTTATTAGCTCCTGTTATAGAAAATGGTTGGGAAATGAAAAAAATAAATCCTATTATAAAAAATTATTTAAATGATTTAAAATCAATAGATGCAATATTACTGGCTTGTACTCATTATTTATTTTTGAAACAAGAAATAAAAAATTTTTTTCTCGGAAAAGTTCATTTAATTGATATACAAAAAATAGTAGTACAAGAAATAAAAGAAAAATTAAGTGAAAAAAAATTATTATGCCTCCATCCTAACTGGAATAGGTTTCCTGTTTTTTATACATCTAGTTCTATTCCCTTTTTTTTTGAAAAAAAAGTACGAATTCTTTTTGGAAGAAAAGTATTATTTAAAACACATGTTTTTAATTCTGTCTAA
- a CDS encoding NADP-dependent malic enzyme, whose amino-acid sequence MIKNISNFREESLNYHSQFPSGKIQITPTKKYSSQRDLSLAYSPGVAEPCKEIARSSIEVYKYTSKGNLVAVITNGSAVLGLGDIGALASKPVMEGKALLFKIFSGIDVFDIEIDESDPEKFIETVKAIAPTFGGINLEDIKAPEAFEIERRLKKELNIPVMHDDQHGTAIISGAALLNAITYVGKKIDGIKMVVNGAGAAAISCARIYKKLGVKPENILMFDSKGLLHTSRKDLNQEKKEFSVNTYPIKKLEQAINNADIFIGLSIGGILTPNMLKSMAPNPIVFAMANPDPEIDYNLAIKVRSDVIIATGRSDYPNQVNNVLGFPYIFRGALDVHANVINDEMKLAAVHAIASLAKEPVPEQVNIVYNKKNISFGKEYIIPKPFDNRLITRVAPAVAKAAMDSGVARNPILDWEIYQEKLLDRMGYESKMLRMIQNRARTNPKKVVFCNGEEYDILKSVQILHEEGIVSIPIVLGNEDRINRLINENNLDLELKIIDPEKEENIKKVENFAQILWKRRNRKGLTLYDSKIRMRTNDHFGAMMVDQGKADAVITGYSRSFSLSLRPMLEVIGKANSVQKTAGMMILLTKRGPLFLADTAVILDPTSQELARIALMASNVVKNFDIEPRIAMLSFQNFSSDSKTSYKVSQTVAFLHKKYPDLIVDGEVQPDFALNEFLLSRKFPFSKLVKKRANIFIFPNLESGNLTYKFIRGLGDVQTIGPVMLGMRKPAHVMQMQSSIEEIVNLTTLAVIDAQIRQN is encoded by the coding sequence ATGATAAAAAACATAAGTAATTTTCGTGAAGAGTCTTTAAATTACCATAGTCAATTTCCTTCTGGAAAAATACAAATAACTCCTACAAAAAAATATAGTAGTCAGAGAGATTTATCTCTTGCTTATTCCCCAGGTGTTGCTGAACCTTGTAAGGAGATTGCTCGTTCTTCCATAGAAGTCTACAAATATACTTCCAAGGGGAATCTTGTAGCTGTGATAACCAATGGATCTGCTGTATTAGGACTTGGTGATATTGGAGCATTAGCTTCTAAACCTGTCATGGAAGGTAAAGCACTTTTATTCAAAATATTTTCCGGTATTGATGTTTTTGATATAGAAATTGACGAATCTGATCCAGAAAAATTTATAGAAACAGTAAAAGCGATTGCACCTACTTTTGGCGGAATTAACTTAGAGGATATCAAAGCTCCAGAAGCTTTTGAAATAGAAAGAAGACTTAAAAAAGAACTTAATATTCCTGTAATGCATGATGATCAACATGGAACAGCAATTATTTCAGGAGCTGCACTTCTTAACGCTATCACTTATGTAGGAAAAAAAATTGATGGAATTAAAATGGTAGTTAATGGAGCAGGTGCTGCAGCAATTTCTTGTGCAAGAATATATAAGAAACTTGGAGTAAAACCTGAAAATATTCTTATGTTTGATAGTAAGGGTTTATTACATACTTCAAGAAAGGATTTAAATCAAGAGAAAAAAGAATTTTCCGTTAATACTTATCCCATTAAAAAATTGGAACAGGCTATTAATAATGCGGATATTTTCATAGGTTTATCTATAGGAGGAATATTAACTCCTAATATGTTAAAAAGTATGGCTCCAAATCCAATTGTGTTTGCTATGGCTAATCCTGATCCAGAAATAGATTACAATTTGGCTATAAAAGTACGTTCAGATGTTATTATCGCCACAGGAAGGAGTGATTATCCCAATCAGGTTAATAATGTATTAGGATTTCCTTATATATTCAGAGGAGCATTAGATGTTCATGCTAATGTAATCAATGATGAAATGAAACTTGCTGCAGTACATGCCATTGCATCTTTAGCAAAAGAACCTGTTCCAGAACAGGTAAATATTGTTTATAATAAAAAAAATATTTCTTTTGGAAAAGAATATATCATTCCGAAACCTTTTGATAATCGTTTAATTACTCGTGTAGCTCCTGCAGTAGCAAAAGCCGCTATGGATTCTGGAGTCGCAAGAAATCCTATTTTAGATTGGGAAATCTATCAAGAAAAGTTACTCGATAGAATGGGGTATGAAAGTAAAATGCTTAGAATGATTCAAAATAGAGCCCGTACAAATCCTAAAAAAGTTGTTTTTTGTAATGGAGAAGAGTACGATATTCTTAAATCTGTTCAAATTCTTCATGAAGAAGGAATAGTTTCTATTCCCATAGTTTTAGGAAATGAAGATAGGATCAACCGTTTGATTAATGAAAATAATTTAGATCTTGAATTAAAAATTATAGATCCAGAAAAAGAAGAAAATATAAAAAAAGTAGAAAATTTTGCTCAAATACTTTGGAAAAGAAGGAATAGAAAAGGTTTAACTTTGTATGATTCCAAAATTCGTATGCGGACTAATGATCATTTTGGTGCTATGATGGTCGATCAAGGAAAGGCAGATGCAGTTATTACGGGATATTCTAGAAGTTTTTCATTAAGTTTACGTCCTATGTTAGAAGTTATAGGTAAAGCTAATTCTGTTCAAAAAACGGCAGGAATGATGATTTTATTAACGAAACGTGGTCCTCTATTTTTAGCAGATACAGCTGTCATTCTAGATCCAACAAGTCAAGAATTAGCTAGAATAGCTCTCATGGCTTCTAATGTAGTGAAAAATTTTGATATTGAACCACGTATAGCCATGTTATCTTTTCAAAATTTTTCATCTGATTCAAAAACATCTTATAAAGTTTCTCAAACAGTAGCCTTTTTACATAAAAAATATCCAGATTTGATAGTGGATGGAGAAGTACAGCCTGATTTTGCTTTGAATGAATTTTTATTATCTAGAAAATTTCCTTTCTCTAAACTTGTTAAAAAAAGAGCAAATATTTTCATTTTTCCAAATTTAGAATCAGGAAATTTAACTTATAAATTTATTAGAGGATTAGGAGATGTGCAAACTATTGGCCCTGTCATGTTAGGAATGCGTAAACCGGCACATGTTATGCAAATGCAATCAAGCATAGAAGAAATAGTTAATCTCACTACTTTAGCTGTAATAGATGCACAAATTAGACAGAATTAA
- a CDS encoding FixH family protein encodes MKIKFNWDIGIVLPLVVFIIFITYIAFFFPHVGSQLVSDRYYEEEMKYQEIINEKKNMLKLPTKIKVFILYSGIEIIFPSVNNDIYGFFTLFRSSSKDLDFSQSFKILKSSKKILLIPKRFLKKGYYKLIIRWKINKKYFFEKDIYWNQHINISYLFSIF; translated from the coding sequence ATGAAAATAAAATTCAATTGGGATATTGGAATTGTGTTACCTTTAGTTGTTTTTATAATCTTTATTACTTACATTGCTTTCTTTTTTCCACATGTAGGAAGTCAACTTGTGTCAGATAGATATTATGAAGAAGAAATGAAATATCAAGAAATTATAAATGAAAAAAAAAATATGTTAAAACTTCCTACAAAAATAAAAGTTTTCATTTTGTATTCTGGAATTGAAATAATATTCCCTTCTGTTAACAATGATATTTATGGTTTTTTTACTTTATTTAGATCTTCTTCAAAAGATTTAGATTTTTCGCAATCTTTCAAAATATTGAAATCTTCAAAAAAAATATTATTGATTCCTAAAAGATTTTTAAAAAAAGGATATTATAAACTCATAATAAGATGGAAAATAAATAAAAAATATTTTTTTGAAAAAGATATTTATTGGAATCAACATATAAATATTTCTTATTTATTTTCAATATTTTAA
- a CDS encoding cbb3-type cytochrome c oxidase N-terminal domain-containing protein: MRSKISSFIMIPSFLSVVIFIFYVFLVSYNHISYLVHPITIFFFIIITILLCVLESINHLIFIRKLQFLSKEERKKIFEENEGNYFYRLYRFMFFDSKKIYHDDVKKIDHGFDGIIELDNKLPMWWIHLFYLTIVFSAIYFFSYLLIDFSNPYKEYDIAYKNQLKEIEIFEKNTPQVTIENASFRENLINKGKILFEENCATCHNSDGSGNIGPNLTDDYWINAKEKDLFKNIFYIIWNGSDNNPTMRAFGQSGEIKGNDIEKISSYVYFINKKFKKSLKGKAPQGRKITEWSKI, from the coding sequence ATGAGATCTAAAATTTCTTCTTTTATCATGATTCCTTCTTTTTTATCTGTTGTAATATTTATATTTTATGTATTTCTTGTAAGTTATAATCACATATCTTATTTAGTACATCCTATTACTATATTTTTTTTTATTATAATTACAATATTATTGTGTGTTTTAGAATCTATTAATCATTTGATTTTTATAAGAAAATTACAATTTCTTTCAAAAGAAGAAAGAAAAAAAATTTTTGAAGAAAATGAAGGAAATTATTTTTATAGACTTTATAGATTTATGTTTTTTGATTCTAAAAAAATATATCATGATGATGTTAAAAAAATAGATCATGGATTTGATGGAATTATAGAATTAGATAATAAATTACCTATGTGGTGGATTCATCTTTTTTATCTTACAATTGTTTTTTCCGCAATTTATTTTTTTTCTTATTTGTTAATAGATTTTTCTAATCCTTATAAGGAATATGATATAGCTTATAAAAATCAATTAAAAGAAATTGAAATTTTTGAAAAAAATACTCCACAAGTAACTATAGAAAATGCATCTTTTAGAGAAAATTTAATAAATAAAGGAAAAATTCTTTTCGAAGAAAATTGTGCTACTTGTCATAACTCGGATGGTAGTGGAAATATAGGTCCAAATTTAACAGATGATTATTGGATAAATGCAAAAGAAAAAGATTTATTTAAAAACATATTTTATATAATATGGAATGGAAGCGATAATAATCCAACTATGCGTGCTTTTGGTCAATCAGGAGAAATTAAAGGAAATGATATTGAAAAAATATCCAGTTATGTTTATTTTATCAATAAAAAATTTAAAAAATCTTTAAAAGGAAAAGCTCCTCAAGGTAGAAAAATAACAGAATGGAGTAAAATATAA
- a CDS encoding heavy metal translocating P-type ATPase, giving the protein MKKQKIFDFLDDEKIANKIIDFNHKNITTVRFLIPSIHCSSCVFILESLSKSHQNIFDSTVDFCSKQIWITFNNTEFKLSDIAKLLDNIGYGPSVDFESIENTNHNSNDRKLIGKLAISFFCFGNIMLLAIPEYVGAQQDIWFMENRNFFRYLMLILSLPVVTFSFYDHIKYAVLGLKKHVLNMNVPISIGILVLFLWSCYEIFFDLGSGYFDSLSSFSLFLLISRIFQIHTHNKIQSFDKNYKSCYPVLITKVHSTKNEREEKILLSSLKKGDLILIRNEEIIPVDSILMKGNAVLDNSFITGESYLINKKMGERIYAGSKQKGEAIIIKVIKNVDHSYLSLLWNKNKSNQYRHKKLFYLNSITTRFSQYFTPIVLVISIITGVYWSFSNDVSKIFQTVFSVLIVTCPCALVLSTPLIFGNIIRFFSKKGLYIKDIYTMERISSSETLIFDKTGTITDPNKEKIYFVGNMKNEEKKIIASLLKNSSHPLSQRILSELSIKDFYFVKNFREIIGKGLEGIIQNIPVKIGSPKYLGITKRTNEINQTTVFISINNKFVGYFLFRNYYRKGIEKMFQDLKKYKIIILSGDHNELEKKYLKSFLPKSSKVFFNQSPENKLDYVKKLQDKGEKIIMFGDGINDCAALNQSEVGIAVSENPTGFFPSCDAFMQSNCLNKIFLFLKVSRISKKLVFINFMISLFYNSVGIFFAVTGNLKPFIAAILMPLSSFSVIFFSIISTWIVSRKFIF; this is encoded by the coding sequence ATGAAAAAACAGAAAATTTTTGATTTTCTTGATGATGAAAAAATTGCAAATAAAATAATTGATTTTAATCATAAAAATATTACCACAGTTCGTTTTTTAATTCCTTCTATTCATTGTAGCTCTTGTGTTTTTATTTTAGAAAGTTTATCTAAATCACATCAAAATATTTTTGATTCTACTGTTGATTTTTGTAGTAAACAAATTTGGATCACGTTTAATAACACTGAATTTAAACTTAGTGATATAGCTAAGTTACTTGATAATATAGGATATGGACCTTCTGTAGATTTTGAATCTATAGAAAATACAAATCATAATTCAAATGATCGAAAACTAATAGGAAAACTGGCTATTTCTTTTTTTTGTTTTGGTAATATTATGCTTTTAGCTATACCAGAATATGTGGGTGCTCAACAAGATATATGGTTTATGGAAAACCGAAATTTTTTTCGCTATTTAATGTTAATTTTGTCTTTGCCAGTAGTCACGTTTTCTTTTTATGATCATATAAAATATGCTGTATTAGGATTGAAAAAACATGTTTTGAATATGAATGTTCCAATTTCTATTGGAATATTAGTTCTTTTTTTATGGAGTTGTTATGAAATTTTTTTTGATTTAGGTTCGGGTTATTTTGATAGCCTTTCTAGTTTTTCATTATTTTTACTTATCAGTAGAATATTTCAAATACATACTCATAATAAAATTCAATCTTTCGATAAGAATTATAAATCTTGTTATCCAGTTTTGATAACAAAAGTCCATAGTACAAAAAATGAAAGAGAAGAAAAAATTTTGCTTTCTTCTTTGAAAAAAGGAGATCTCATTTTAATCAGAAATGAAGAAATTATTCCTGTTGATTCTATATTAATGAAAGGAAACGCTGTATTAGATAATAGTTTTATAACAGGAGAATCCTACTTAATAAATAAAAAAATGGGAGAACGAATTTATGCTGGTTCTAAACAAAAAGGAGAAGCTATCATTATAAAAGTTATCAAGAATGTAGATCACAGTTATTTAAGTTTGTTATGGAATAAGAATAAATCTAATCAGTATCGTCATAAAAAATTATTCTATTTAAATTCAATAACAACTAGATTTAGTCAATATTTTACTCCTATTGTTTTGGTTATTTCCATTATTACTGGAGTATATTGGTCTTTTAGTAATGATGTTTCAAAAATTTTTCAGACAGTTTTTTCAGTTTTAATTGTGACTTGTCCTTGCGCTTTAGTTCTTTCTACTCCATTAATTTTTGGAAATATTATACGTTTTTTTTCTAAAAAGGGTCTTTATATAAAAGACATTTATACAATGGAAAGAATTTCTTCATCTGAAACTTTAATTTTTGATAAAACAGGAACTATCACTGACCCTAATAAAGAAAAAATATATTTTGTAGGAAATATGAAAAATGAAGAAAAAAAAATTATAGCTTCTTTATTAAAAAATTCAAGTCATCCTTTAAGTCAAAGAATATTATCAGAATTGTCTATAAAAGATTTTTATTTTGTAAAAAATTTTAGAGAAATCATAGGAAAAGGATTAGAAGGAATCATCCAAAATATACCTGTTAAAATCGGTTCTCCAAAATATTTAGGCATTACAAAAAGAACAAACGAAATTAATCAAACAACAGTATTTATTTCTATAAATAATAAATTTGTAGGTTATTTTTTATTTAGAAACTATTATCGTAAGGGAATAGAAAAAATGTTTCAAGATTTAAAAAAATATAAAATTATTATTCTTTCTGGAGATCATAATGAATTAGAAAAAAAATATTTAAAATCGTTTTTACCAAAATCAAGTAAGGTTTTTTTCAATCAAAGTCCAGAAAATAAATTAGATTATGTTAAAAAATTACAAGATAAAGGAGAAAAAATTATAATGTTTGGAGATGGAATTAATGATTGTGCTGCATTAAATCAAAGTGAAGTAGGAATTGCTGTATCGGAAAATCCAACTGGTTTTTTTCCAAGTTGTGACGCTTTTATGCAATCCAATTGTTTGAATAAAATTTTTTTATTTTTAAAAGTATCCAGAATATCTAAAAAATTAGTATTTATAAATTTTATGATTAGTTTATTTTACAATAGTGTAGGAATTTTTTTTGCCGTTACCGGTAATTTAAAACCTTTTATAGCCGCTATTTTAATGCCTTTAAGTTCTTTTTCTGTTATTTTTTTTTCTATTATATCTACTTGGATAGTTTCTCGCAAATTCATATTTTAA
- a CDS encoding CcoQ/FixQ family Cbb3-type cytochrome c oxidase assembly chaperone: MISFFKQYFTGEKNIGVFQSVMLILFLLAFFLVIFFVFSKSKKYYNKISLIPLELELEEEKERV; this comes from the coding sequence ATGATAAGTTTTTTTAAGCAATATTTTACAGGAGAAAAAAATATAGGTGTTTTTCAGTCTGTTATGTTAATTTTATTTTTATTAGCATTTTTTTTAGTAATATTTTTTGTATTTTCAAAATCTAAAAAATATTATAATAAAATAAGTTTAATTCCTTTGGAATTAGAATTAGAAGAAGAAAAAGAAAGGGTATGA
- the rpsT gene encoding 30S ribosomal protein S20, whose protein sequence is MANHSSSLKRIRQNHTRRLRNKYMYKSTKTAIKKLLIDKNKKQYSIVISMIDKLAKKNIIHVNKAARFKRKLSKIFYN, encoded by the coding sequence ATGGCAAATCATTCATCTTCTTTAAAAAGAATAAGACAGAATCATACCAGACGCTTACGTAACAAATATATGTATAAAAGTACCAAGACAGCTATAAAAAAATTGTTAATAGATAAAAATAAAAAACAATATTCTATTGTTATTTCCATGATAGATAAATTAGCTAAAAAAAATATTATACATGTGAATAAAGCAGCTAGATTTAAGAGAAAATTGAGTAAAATATTTTATAATTAA
- the gcvH gene encoding glycine cleavage system protein GcvH, with the protein MNPNNLRYSKNHEWIGILNDKNQAYVGITHFAQNELGDIVYLDIEDSMIGKKIKAENSFGTIEAVKTVSDLFMPVSGNIIEINNKLLSQPELINKSSYNEGWIIRIEILYIKEYDALMSSEEYKKFIHKSN; encoded by the coding sequence ATGAACCCGAATAATTTAAGGTATAGCAAAAATCATGAATGGATAGGTATACTAAATGATAAGAATCAAGCTTATGTAGGTATTACTCATTTTGCTCAAAATGAGTTAGGAGATATTGTTTATTTGGATATAGAAGATTCTATGATAGGTAAAAAAATAAAAGCCGAAAATTCATTTGGAACAATCGAAGCGGTAAAAACGGTTTCGGATTTGTTTATGCCTGTTTCTGGCAATATTATAGAAATTAATAATAAATTATTATCTCAACCAGAACTAATTAATAAAAGCTCTTATAATGAAGGATGGATCATCCGGATAGAAATCCTATATATAAAAGAATATGATGCATTAATGTCTTCAGAAGAATACAAAAAATTCATACATAAGTCTAATTAA